One window from the genome of Pseudonocardia hierapolitana encodes:
- a CDS encoding acetate--CoA ligase family protein: MGAGYDKDAVRDVLDKALAEGRDSLTAPEGRRVCEAYGIPTPGEGLASTADDAVRLAAELGGKVVLKIVSPDILHKTEAGGVKVGVSGDDAVRAAFDEIIANAKVYKADADIDGVQVQQMLAGGQEVIIGATTDPTFGKVVVFGLGGVLVEVLKDVTFRLAPVDAETAHSMLDGIQAAEVLKGARGAEPADADALAEIITRLSDLVTDFPRIREFDLNPVFARPDGASAADVRILLDAEEPAEPVRYSQEEILATMNRMMRPNAVAVIGASAENGKIGNSVMKNLINGGYAGEIYPINPKADEILGKKAYKSIGDVPGEVDVAVFAVPAKFVPQALREVGEKNVPAAVLIPSGFGETGNHEAQEEIVKIGREYGVRLLGPNIYGYYYTPQNLCATFCTPYDVKGGVALTSQSGGIGMAILGFARTTKTGVSAIVGLGNKSDLDEDDLLTYFEQDDDTNVVAMHLEDLKDGRAFVDAAQRITKKKPVVVLKAGRTAMGARAAGSHTGALAGDDKVYDDILRQSGVVRAYSLNDMLEFARGIPVLPTPKGENVVIITGAGGSGVLLSDAIVDNGMSLMEIPPDLDEAFRKFIPPFGAAGNPIDITGGEPPSTYEATIRLGLEDDRIHALVLGYWHTIVTPPMVFAELTARVVAEFREKGIEKPVVASLAGDTEVEEASTYLYDHGVVAYPYTTEKPVAVLGAKYRWARSAGLV, translated from the coding sequence GCACTGGCCGAAGGCCGCGACTCGCTGACCGCCCCGGAAGGCCGCCGCGTCTGCGAGGCGTACGGCATCCCGACCCCGGGCGAGGGCCTCGCCAGCACGGCCGACGACGCCGTCCGCCTCGCCGCCGAGCTGGGCGGCAAGGTCGTACTGAAGATCGTGTCGCCGGACATCCTGCACAAGACGGAGGCGGGCGGCGTCAAGGTCGGTGTCTCCGGCGACGACGCCGTACGCGCGGCCTTCGACGAGATCATCGCCAACGCCAAGGTCTACAAGGCCGACGCCGACATCGACGGCGTGCAGGTGCAGCAGATGCTCGCCGGCGGCCAGGAAGTGATCATCGGGGCCACCACGGACCCGACGTTCGGCAAGGTCGTGGTCTTCGGTCTGGGCGGTGTGCTGGTCGAGGTACTCAAGGACGTCACCTTCCGACTCGCTCCGGTCGACGCGGAGACCGCCCACTCGATGCTCGACGGCATCCAGGCGGCCGAGGTCCTCAAGGGCGCTCGTGGGGCGGAGCCGGCCGACGCCGACGCGCTCGCCGAGATCATCACGCGGCTGTCCGACCTGGTCACCGACTTCCCGCGGATCCGCGAGTTCGACCTCAACCCGGTGTTCGCCCGCCCCGACGGCGCGTCCGCCGCCGACGTCCGCATCCTGCTCGACGCCGAGGAGCCCGCCGAGCCGGTGCGCTACAGCCAGGAGGAGATCCTGGCGACGATGAACCGCATGATGCGGCCGAACGCCGTGGCCGTCATCGGGGCCTCCGCGGAGAACGGCAAGATCGGCAACTCCGTGATGAAGAACCTCATCAACGGGGGCTACGCGGGCGAGATCTACCCGATCAACCCGAAGGCCGACGAGATCCTCGGGAAGAAGGCCTACAAGAGCATCGGCGACGTGCCCGGCGAGGTCGACGTGGCGGTGTTCGCCGTGCCGGCCAAGTTCGTGCCGCAGGCCCTGCGCGAGGTCGGCGAGAAGAACGTCCCGGCCGCGGTTCTCATCCCCTCCGGCTTCGGCGAGACCGGCAACCACGAGGCGCAGGAAGAGATCGTGAAGATCGGCCGCGAGTACGGCGTGCGCCTGCTCGGGCCGAACATCTACGGCTACTACTACACGCCGCAGAACCTCTGTGCCACGTTCTGCACGCCGTACGACGTCAAGGGCGGGGTGGCGCTCACCTCCCAGTCCGGCGGCATCGGCATGGCGATCCTCGGGTTCGCCCGCACCACGAAGACGGGCGTCTCGGCCATCGTCGGCCTGGGCAACAAGTCCGACCTCGACGAGGACGACCTGCTCACCTACTTCGAGCAGGACGACGACACCAACGTCGTCGCGATGCACCTCGAGGACCTCAAGGACGGCCGGGCGTTCGTCGACGCGGCGCAGCGGATCACCAAGAAGAAGCCGGTGGTCGTGCTCAAGGCCGGCCGCACCGCGATGGGGGCGCGGGCCGCGGGCTCGCACACCGGCGCACTGGCCGGCGACGACAAGGTCTACGACGACATCCTGCGCCAGTCCGGCGTGGTGCGCGCCTACTCGCTGAACGACATGCTCGAGTTCGCCCGCGGCATCCCGGTGCTGCCGACGCCGAAGGGCGAGAACGTCGTCATCATCACCGGCGCGGGCGGATCCGGCGTGCTGCTGTCCGACGCGATCGTCGACAACGGCATGTCACTGATGGAGATCCCGCCGGACCTCGACGAGGCGTTCCGGAAGTTCATCCCGCCGTTCGGTGCCGCGGGCAACCCGATCGACATCACGGGCGGCGAGCCGCCGTCGACCTACGAGGCCACGATCCGGCTCGGCCTCGAGGACGACCGGATCCACGCACTGGTCCTCGGCTACTGGCACACGATCGTGACGCCGCCGATGGTCTTCGCCGAGCTCACCGCCCGCGTGGTGGCCGAGTTCCGGGAGAAGGGGATCGAGAAGCCGGTGGTGGCGTCCCTCGCCGGCGACACCGAGGTGGAGGAGGCGAGCACATACCTCTACGACCACGGGGTCGTCGCCTACCCGTACACCACCGAGAAGCCGGTGGCCGTGCTCGGGGCGAAGTACCGCTGGGCGCGTAGTGCCGGTCTCGTTTGA
- a CDS encoding Nramp family divalent metal transporter: MPIRKLPDAPPSVHLLGPTVFLVALGVGMGESYMWPRLVLLFGPEIRWLFLIGVTLQAFVLLEMARYAMATGESIFTGAARVFKPIMWFFFTIAILIYIWPGHLSAGASAFEQATGVPWQVTATIGMLLVGTLFTLAKVIYDLVEKILGLLIGLLVVGTAIIASLVGNWDDLSSTIAGMFAFGFIPAEAHTAEWFPIIVGSIAFAGPSGMQQMWYTLHLRESGAGMGAHVPKVRGLARAGVEEERSATGFMFDTDDPEELAKWKGWRRWVTFDAILLFWGITMLVTISFTVLARAAARQNPAVVDELRNGEREAALLAMSESFGSVGLPVLGTVFLLFIALIGLNATLGLFDSFARGQSDMAYTFIPRTRKFGMSRLYGYFLWFVITFGIIILWGGPADGPEAILDVLAFLSAFAMGAYCIVLLLVNNRMLPKPIRPKWWTNAIIGFGAVFYLGALFYSLAVFGALPD; this comes from the coding sequence ATGCCCATCCGGAAGCTTCCGGATGCACCCCCCTCCGTCCACCTCCTCGGCCCGACGGTATTCCTCGTCGCGCTCGGTGTGGGTATGGGCGAGTCGTACATGTGGCCACGACTCGTGCTGCTGTTCGGGCCCGAGATCCGGTGGCTGTTCCTGATCGGTGTCACGCTGCAGGCGTTCGTCCTGCTGGAGATGGCGCGTTATGCAATGGCGACCGGTGAGTCCATCTTCACCGGCGCGGCGCGCGTCTTCAAACCGATCATGTGGTTCTTCTTCACGATCGCGATCCTCATCTACATCTGGCCGGGTCACCTCTCGGCCGGCGCGAGCGCGTTCGAACAGGCCACCGGTGTCCCGTGGCAGGTGACCGCCACCATCGGCATGCTGCTGGTCGGCACGCTGTTCACGCTCGCCAAGGTGATCTACGACCTCGTGGAGAAGATCCTCGGACTCCTGATCGGCCTCCTCGTGGTCGGGACGGCGATCATCGCCTCGCTGGTCGGCAACTGGGACGATCTGAGCTCCACGATCGCGGGCATGTTCGCGTTCGGCTTCATCCCGGCCGAGGCGCACACCGCCGAGTGGTTCCCGATCATCGTCGGTTCGATCGCGTTCGCGGGCCCTTCGGGTATGCAGCAGATGTGGTACACGCTGCACCTGCGGGAGAGCGGCGCCGGGATGGGCGCGCACGTGCCGAAGGTGCGCGGTCTCGCCCGGGCGGGAGTGGAGGAGGAGCGCTCCGCGACCGGCTTCATGTTCGACACCGACGATCCGGAAGAGCTGGCGAAGTGGAAGGGCTGGCGCAGGTGGGTCACGTTCGACGCCATCCTGCTCTTCTGGGGCATCACGATGCTCGTCACGATCTCGTTCACCGTGCTCGCCCGCGCGGCGGCGCGACAGAACCCGGCCGTCGTCGACGAACTGCGCAATGGTGAGCGGGAAGCGGCGCTGCTGGCGATGTCAGAGTCCTTCGGCTCGGTCGGCCTTCCGGTGCTCGGCACGGTGTTCCTCCTGTTCATCGCGCTGATCGGCCTGAACGCCACACTGGGTCTGTTCGACTCGTTCGCCCGCGGGCAGTCGGACATGGCCTACACCTTCATCCCGCGCACGCGGAAGTTCGGCATGTCCCGCCTGTACGGGTACTTCCTGTGGTTCGTGATCACCTTCGGGATCATCATCCTGTGGGGGGGCCCGGCCGACGGCCCCGAGGCGATCCTGGACGTCCTCGCGTTCCTGTCCGCGTTCGCCATGGGTGCGTACTGCATCGTGCTCTTGCTGGTGAACAACAGGATGTTGCCCAAGCCGATCCGTCCGAAGTGGTGGACCAACGCCATCATCGGCTTCGGTGCGGTGTTCTACCTGGGCGCATTGTTCTACAGCCTGGCCGTCTTCGGCGCCCTGCCGGACTGA
- a CDS encoding TerC family protein, whose protein sequence is MNIPTWAWFVTIAAFLAVIAFDFYLVARNPRDPSMRESTIWVIVYVSLSIAFGLGVLAVAGPQYGGEFFAGWITEYSLSVDNLFVFVLIMSKFAVPRDYRQKVLLIGIVLALVLRGIFIALGAEAISRFDWMFYLFGAFLIWTAWKLIKEADGDEEFEENRLLRFVERVVPSTNQYNGAKMTTVVDGRRLVTPMLIVMVAIGTTDLLFAVDSIPAIFGLTQEPYLVFTANAFALMGLRQLFFLIGGLLDRLIYLSKGLALILAFIGVKLILEAMHHHGVAWAPEIPILVSLAVIVGTLAVTTVLSLMKSRRDAAAATTSGDELTGPKHHTSGN, encoded by the coding sequence ATGAACATTCCGACCTGGGCCTGGTTCGTGACGATCGCGGCGTTCCTCGCCGTGATCGCATTCGACTTCTACCTGGTGGCCCGCAACCCGCGGGACCCATCGATGCGGGAGTCCACGATCTGGGTGATCGTGTACGTCTCCCTCTCCATCGCGTTCGGGCTGGGAGTGCTCGCCGTCGCCGGACCGCAGTACGGCGGTGAGTTCTTCGCCGGCTGGATCACCGAGTACTCGCTCTCGGTGGACAACCTCTTCGTCTTCGTGCTGATCATGAGCAAGTTCGCGGTACCGCGGGACTACCGGCAGAAGGTGCTCCTGATCGGCATCGTGCTCGCGCTCGTGCTGCGCGGAATCTTCATCGCACTCGGCGCGGAGGCCATCTCCCGCTTCGACTGGATGTTCTACCTGTTCGGGGCGTTCCTCATCTGGACGGCGTGGAAGCTCATCAAGGAGGCCGACGGGGACGAGGAGTTCGAGGAGAACCGCCTGCTGCGCTTCGTCGAGCGCGTGGTGCCCTCCACGAACCAGTACAACGGCGCGAAGATGACCACCGTCGTCGACGGCCGCAGGCTCGTGACGCCGATGCTCATCGTGATGGTGGCGATCGGCACCACCGACCTGCTGTTCGCGGTCGACTCCATCCCGGCGATCTTCGGCCTGACCCAGGAGCCGTACCTGGTGTTCACGGCCAACGCATTCGCGCTGATGGGGCTCCGGCAGCTGTTCTTCCTGATCGGCGGGCTCCTGGACCGGCTCATCTACCTCAGCAAGGGCCTGGCCCTCATCCTCGCCTTCATCGGGGTGAAACTGATCCTCGAGGCCATGCACCACCACGGCGTGGCCTGGGCCCCCGAGATCCCGATCCTGGTCTCGCTCGCCGTCATCGTCGGCACCCTCGCCGTGACGACGGTGCTCAGCCTGATGAAGTCCCGCCGCGACGCCGCAGCCGCGACCACCTCGGGCGACGAACTGACCGGGCCGAAGCACCACACGTCCGGCAACTGA
- a CDS encoding ATP-binding cassette domain-containing protein: protein MVVVPLGTDAVVTGLPDGWSTVLSRHFQGGRDLSGGQWQRISVARGLYRDESVVIADEPTAALDARAEHTGFAALRGLDGRADQRITVLVTHRLANVKHADQILVLERGRLIEHGAHDELMALGGTYHELFVLQASAYADEGDERDTVPA from the coding sequence GTGGTTGTCGTACCGCTCGGCACCGACGCGGTGGTCACCGGCCTGCCGGACGGGTGGTCCACCGTACTGTCGCGGCATTTCCAGGGCGGTCGTGATCTGTCCGGCGGGCAGTGGCAGCGCATCTCGGTCGCGCGCGGGCTCTACCGCGATGAGTCGGTCGTGATCGCCGACGAGCCCACCGCCGCGTTGGACGCCCGCGCCGAGCACACTGGGTTCGCCGCGCTGCGCGGGCTCGACGGCCGCGCCGACCAGCGGATCACCGTTCTCGTGACCCACCGGCTGGCGAACGTCAAGCACGCCGACCAGATCCTTGTGCTGGAGCGCGGGCGGCTCATCGAGCACGGCGCGCACGACGAGCTGATGGCCCTCGGCGGCACCTACCACGAGCTCTTCGTTCTCCAGGCCAGCGCGTACGCCGACGAGGGGGACGAACGGGACACGGTCCCGGCATGA
- a CDS encoding Nramp family divalent metal transporter: protein MLATVSFTVLTQAAARQSSDVVALLREGEREAALNAMPSSFASVGVPAMGGVFLGFIALIGLNATLGLFDSFSRGQADMTYNVVPGAKRFRTSHLYGGFLWGVIIFGICILLWGPADGPAAILDVLAFLSTFAMGAYCIVLLLVNNRLLPKPIRPKLWTNLIIGFGAFFYLGMLLYSLFRFGVVVG from the coding sequence ATGCTGGCCACCGTGTCGTTCACCGTGCTCACGCAGGCCGCGGCCCGGCAGAGCTCGGACGTCGTCGCCCTGCTGCGGGAGGGCGAGCGGGAGGCCGCGCTGAACGCGATGCCGTCCTCGTTCGCCTCGGTCGGCGTACCGGCGATGGGCGGTGTGTTCCTCGGGTTCATCGCGCTGATCGGTCTGAACGCCACCCTCGGGCTCTTCGACTCGTTCTCCCGGGGCCAGGCCGACATGACGTACAACGTCGTGCCCGGCGCCAAGCGGTTCCGGACCTCGCACCTCTACGGCGGGTTCCTCTGGGGTGTGATCATCTTCGGGATCTGCATCCTGCTCTGGGGGCCTGCCGACGGTCCGGCTGCGATCCTCGACGTCCTGGCGTTCCTGTCCACCTTCGCCATGGGCGCGTACTGCATCGTGCTCCTGCTGGTGAACAACCGGCTGCTGCCCAAGCCGATCCGGCCGAAGCTGTGGACGAACCTGATCATCGGGTTCGGTGCGTTCTTCTACCTGGGGATGCTCCTCTACAGCCTCTTCCGCTTCGGTGTGGTCGTGGGTTGA
- a CDS encoding TerC family protein — MNVPTWAWITTIAAFLAVIAFDFYLVARNPRDPSMRESTIWVIVYVSLSIAFGLGVLAVAGPQYGGEFFAGWITEYSLSVDNLFVFVLIMSKFAVPRDYRQKVLLIGIVLALVLRGIFIALGAEAISRFDWMFYLFGAFLIWTAWKLIKEADGDEEFEENRLLRFVERVVPSTNQYNGAKMTTVVDGRRLVTPMLIVMVAIGTTDLLFAVDSIPAIFGLTQEPYLVFTANAFALMGLRQLFFLIGGLLDRLIYLSKGLALILAFIGVKLILEAMHHHGVAWAPEIPILVSLAVIVGTLAVTTVLSLMKSRRDAAAATTSGDELTGPKHHTSGN; from the coding sequence ATGAACGTTCCGACCTGGGCGTGGATCACGACGATCGCGGCGTTCCTCGCCGTGATCGCATTCGACTTCTACCTGGTGGCCCGCAACCCGCGGGACCCATCGATGCGGGAGTCCACGATCTGGGTGATCGTGTACGTCTCCCTCTCCATCGCGTTCGGGCTGGGAGTGCTCGCCGTCGCCGGACCGCAGTACGGCGGTGAGTTCTTCGCCGGCTGGATCACCGAGTACTCGCTCTCGGTGGACAACCTCTTCGTCTTCGTGCTGATCATGAGCAAGTTCGCGGTACCGCGGGACTACCGGCAGAAGGTGCTCCTGATCGGCATCGTGCTCGCGCTCGTGCTGCGCGGAATCTTCATCGCACTCGGCGCGGAGGCCATCTCCCGCTTCGACTGGATGTTCTACCTGTTCGGGGCGTTCCTCATCTGGACGGCGTGGAAGCTCATCAAGGAGGCCGACGGGGACGAGGAGTTCGAGGAGAACCGCCTGCTGCGCTTCGTCGAGCGCGTGGTGCCCTCCACGAACCAGTACAACGGCGCGAAGATGACCACCGTCGTCGACGGCCGCAGGCTCGTGACGCCGATGCTCATCGTGATGGTGGCGATCGGCACCACCGACCTGCTGTTCGCGGTCGACTCCATCCCGGCGATCTTCGGCCTGACCCAGGAGCCGTACCTGGTGTTCACGGCCAACGCATTCGCGCTGATGGGGCTCCGGCAGCTGTTCTTCCTGATCGGCGGGCTCCTGGACCGGCTCATCTACCTCAGCAAGGGCCTGGCCCTCATCCTCGCCTTCATCGGGGTGAAACTGATCCTTGAGGCCATGCACCACCACGGCGTGGCCTGGGCCCCCGAGATCCCGATCCTGGTCTCGCTCGCCGTCATCGTCGGCACCCTCGCCGTGACGACGGTGCTCAGCCTGATGAAGTCCCGCCGCGACGCCGCAGCCGCGACCACCTCGGGCGACGAACTGACCGGGCCGAAGCACCACACGTCCGGCAACTGA
- a CDS encoding NAD(P)H-dependent oxidoreductase subunit E — protein sequence MTAAKVPGVEARAGKFPGPSLIPELNAIQARLGWLPREELVALGRELRRPLYEIEGLISFYPHFRTDPPPKVAVHGCHDLTCWLAGADERLAELHARLDGDADVEFTEVSCLGRCDIAPAVAVNEHPAALEDTDALVAAARVDDLGHASPTPSGRAEPWPNDPYAAGEERYRVLRSVLTGERTTQEVIAAVTDSGLRGMGGAGFPTGRKWQLVADQPAGLKYAICNADESEPGTFKDRQILADEPHLVLEGLLLGMVCTGAEQGYVFIRHEYGPEEHVLRAEIEAIRAAGLLGTDVLGSGRTLQLDVFTSPGGYILGEESALIEAMEGHRGEPRNKPPFPGVHGLWGRPTLMNSVETFADVPVIVERGAQWWRDQGVGDSVGWKFFAVSGHVERPGVYCVPMGTTARALLEEAGGVAGGAALQAVQPGGASSNFLGPDQLDVPLDFGTLAEAGSMLGSGALVAIAEGTDLLAAATNVLRFFRNESCGKCVPCRVGSMKAHTLLTEAIGSGGLDDAGRERVLELEMVMRKTSICGLGQVALGPVVSVLGMQRGATTVRRHPKNDDPEVDDKTPRG from the coding sequence ATGACGGCGGCGAAGGTGCCGGGCGTCGAGGCGCGGGCCGGGAAGTTCCCGGGACCGAGCCTCATCCCGGAGCTGAACGCGATCCAGGCGCGGCTGGGCTGGCTGCCGCGCGAAGAGCTGGTGGCGCTCGGGCGCGAGCTGCGCCGCCCGCTCTACGAGATCGAGGGGCTCATCTCGTTCTACCCACACTTCCGCACCGACCCGCCACCCAAGGTCGCGGTGCACGGCTGCCACGACCTCACGTGCTGGCTCGCCGGCGCCGATGAGAGGCTCGCCGAGCTGCACGCCCGGCTGGACGGCGACGCCGACGTCGAGTTCACCGAGGTGTCCTGCCTCGGCCGCTGCGACATCGCACCCGCAGTGGCCGTCAACGAGCATCCGGCCGCGCTGGAGGACACCGACGCGCTGGTGGCCGCCGCCCGCGTCGACGACCTGGGCCACGCGTCGCCGACCCCGTCCGGGCGCGCCGAGCCCTGGCCCAACGACCCCTACGCAGCGGGGGAGGAGCGCTACCGCGTGCTCCGTTCGGTGCTCACCGGTGAGCGGACCACGCAGGAGGTCATCGCCGCCGTCACCGACTCCGGCCTGCGCGGGATGGGCGGTGCGGGCTTTCCCACCGGCCGCAAGTGGCAGCTCGTCGCCGACCAGCCGGCCGGGCTCAAGTACGCCATCTGCAACGCCGACGAGTCCGAGCCCGGCACCTTCAAGGACCGGCAGATCCTGGCCGACGAGCCGCACCTGGTGCTGGAGGGCCTGCTGCTCGGCATGGTCTGCACCGGGGCGGAGCAGGGATACGTGTTCATCCGCCACGAGTACGGGCCGGAGGAGCACGTGCTGCGGGCCGAGATCGAGGCGATCCGGGCCGCCGGGCTGCTCGGCACCGATGTGCTCGGTTCGGGCCGGACGCTGCAGCTGGATGTCTTCACCTCACCCGGCGGCTACATCCTGGGCGAGGAGTCGGCGCTGATCGAGGCGATGGAGGGCCACCGCGGCGAGCCCCGCAACAAGCCCCCGTTCCCCGGCGTGCACGGGCTGTGGGGCCGGCCCACCTTGATGAACTCGGTCGAGACGTTCGCCGACGTGCCCGTCATCGTCGAGCGGGGCGCGCAGTGGTGGCGCGACCAGGGCGTCGGCGACTCCGTCGGCTGGAAGTTCTTCGCGGTGTCCGGGCACGTCGAACGGCCCGGTGTCTACTGCGTGCCGATGGGCACGACCGCCCGTGCGCTCCTGGAGGAGGCGGGCGGGGTGGCCGGGGGTGCCGCGCTGCAGGCCGTCCAGCCCGGTGGGGCGTCGTCGAACTTCCTCGGGCCCGACCAGCTGGACGTCCCCCTGGATTTCGGCACGCTCGCGGAGGCGGGGTCGATGCTCGGTTCGGGGGCCCTGGTCGCGATCGCCGAGGGCACCGACCTGCTCGCCGCCGCCACCAACGTGCTGCGCTTCTTCCGCAACGAGTCGTGCGGCAAATGCGTGCCGTGCCGGGTCGGCTCGATGAAGGCGCACACCCTGCTCACGGAGGCCATCGGCAGCGGCGGCCTCGACGACGCGGGCCGCGAGCGCGTCCTGGAGCTCGAGATGGTGATGCGCAAGACCTCGATCTGCGGGCTCGGCCAGGTGGCGCTCGGCCCGGTGGTCAGCGTCCTCGGCATGCAGCGCGGGGCGACCACGGTGCGACGGCACCCGAAGAACGACGACCCCGAGGTGGACGACAAGACACCGCGCGGCTGA
- the acs gene encoding acetate--CoA ligase — translation MAEENATLSNLSTENRSFPPSDEFAAQANATADWYDRADADREAFWAEQAERLHWEQKWERVLDWDAPFAKWFVGGKLNVAYNCVDRHVEAGHGEQVAFHWEGEPGDTRTITYADLQREVCKTANALIELGVGKGDRVAIQLPMIPEAVFSMLACARLGAMHSVVFGGFSPGALKARIEDAEAKLLITSDGQYRRGKPAPMKANTDEATGQTPTIEHVLVVKRTEIDVPWTEGRDVWWHDLVDEQSDQHTPEAFDAEHPLYILYTSGTTGKPKGILHTSGGYLTQCAYTHNVVFDHKPGESVYWCTADIGWVTGHSYIVYGPLANRATSVMYEGTPNTPHEGRHWEIIQKYGVSIYYTAPTLIRTFMKWGHDIPAKYDLSSLRVLGSVGEPINPEAWMWYREHIGGDKCPIVDTWWQTETGAIMISPLPGVTAAKPGSAMRPLPGISAEIVTEEAKPVGPGGGGYLVLDRPWPSMLRGIWGDEERYRETYWSRFADQGYYFAGDGAKYDDDGAIWLLGRVDDVMNVSGHRISTTEVESALVSHPTVAEAAVVGASDATTGQGIVAFVILRGNVAQDEAKGADAIKALRDHVSKEIGPIAKPRQIMVVDELPKTRSGKIMRRLLRDVAENREIGDVTTLADSSVMDMISEGLKDTSKSED, via the coding sequence ATGGCCGAGGAAAACGCCACGCTGAGCAACCTGTCCACCGAGAACCGGAGCTTCCCGCCGAGCGACGAGTTCGCCGCGCAGGCCAACGCCACGGCCGACTGGTACGACCGCGCCGACGCCGACCGCGAGGCGTTCTGGGCCGAGCAGGCCGAGCGGCTGCACTGGGAGCAGAAGTGGGAGCGCGTGCTCGACTGGGACGCCCCGTTCGCGAAGTGGTTCGTCGGCGGCAAGCTCAACGTGGCCTACAACTGCGTGGACCGGCACGTCGAGGCCGGGCACGGCGAGCAGGTGGCCTTCCACTGGGAGGGCGAGCCCGGCGACACCCGCACCATCACCTACGCCGACCTGCAGCGTGAGGTGTGCAAGACCGCCAACGCGCTGATCGAGCTGGGCGTGGGCAAGGGCGACCGCGTGGCCATCCAGCTGCCGATGATCCCCGAGGCCGTGTTCTCGATGCTGGCGTGCGCGCGGCTCGGTGCCATGCACAGCGTGGTGTTCGGCGGGTTCTCGCCCGGCGCGCTCAAGGCCCGGATCGAGGACGCCGAGGCCAAGCTGCTCATCACCTCGGACGGGCAGTACCGCCGCGGCAAGCCGGCGCCGATGAAGGCGAACACCGACGAGGCGACGGGGCAGACGCCGACGATCGAGCACGTGCTGGTCGTCAAGCGCACCGAGATCGACGTGCCGTGGACCGAGGGCCGCGACGTCTGGTGGCACGACCTGGTGGACGAGCAGTCCGACCAGCACACGCCCGAGGCGTTCGACGCCGAGCACCCGCTCTACATCCTCTACACCTCCGGCACCACGGGGAAGCCGAAGGGCATCCTGCACACCTCGGGTGGCTACCTCACCCAGTGCGCCTACACGCACAACGTGGTGTTCGACCACAAGCCCGGCGAGAGCGTCTACTGGTGCACCGCCGACATCGGCTGGGTCACCGGGCACAGCTACATCGTCTACGGGCCGCTGGCCAACCGGGCGACGTCGGTGATGTACGAGGGCACCCCGAACACCCCGCACGAGGGCCGGCACTGGGAGATCATCCAGAAGTACGGGGTCTCGATCTACTACACGGCGCCCACGCTGATCCGCACGTTCATGAAGTGGGGCCACGACATCCCGGCGAAGTACGACCTGTCGTCGCTGCGGGTGCTGGGCAGCGTCGGCGAGCCGATCAACCCCGAGGCCTGGATGTGGTACCGGGAGCACATCGGCGGCGACAAGTGCCCGATCGTCGACACCTGGTGGCAGACCGAGACCGGCGCGATCATGATCTCCCCGCTTCCCGGCGTCACGGCCGCGAAGCCGGGTTCGGCGATGCGCCCGCTCCCGGGGATCAGCGCCGAGATCGTCACCGAGGAGGCCAAGCCGGTGGGCCCGGGCGGTGGCGGGTACCTGGTGCTCGACAGGCCGTGGCCGTCGATGCTGCGCGGCATCTGGGGCGACGAAGAGCGCTACCGCGAGACGTACTGGTCCCGGTTCGCCGACCAGGGCTACTACTTCGCCGGTGACGGCGCCAAGTACGACGACGACGGCGCGATCTGGCTGCTCGGCCGGGTGGACGACGTGATGAACGTGTCCGGCCACCGCATCTCCACGACGGAGGTGGAGTCGGCGCTGGTGAGCCACCCGACTGTGGCCGAGGCGGCCGTGGTCGGTGCGTCCGACGCCACCACGGGGCAGGGGATCGTCGCGTTCGTGATCCTCCGCGGCAACGTCGCCCAGGACGAGGCGAAGGGTGCCGACGCCATCAAGGCGCTGCGCGACCACGTCTCGAAGGAGATCGGTCCGATCGCGAAGCCGCGCCAGATCATGGTCGTCGACGAGCTGCCGAAGACGCGCTCGGGGAAGATCATGCGGCGGCTGCTGCGCGACGTGGCGGAGAACCGCGAGATCGGTGACGTCACGACGCTGGCCGACTCGTCGGTGATGGACATGATCTCCGAGGGCTTGAAGGACACCAGCAAGTCGGAGGACTGA